The Neorhodopirellula lusitana genome includes a window with the following:
- the cas4 gene encoding CRISPR-associated protein Cas4: MTYHEDDLLPISALQHYLFCPRQCALIHLEQVWAENHLTMEGLLMHEQADSPTHETRPRVDGDRVRVERALPIRSLELGLIGKADIVEFHYSKVSGRSVDLLKPNQIVPVEYKRGKPKANDCDRVQLCAQALCLEEMCSYDAKPFSIEDGALFYGTTRRRTDVVFDDDLRRRTTQTIDALRTMIRERVTPSAARTKACDKCSLIDLCLPDATGGDRSVARFMNRQLAAHLQDEPEFE, translated from the coding sequence ATGACCTACCACGAAGACGACCTGCTGCCGATCTCGGCACTGCAGCATTACCTATTCTGTCCCCGGCAATGCGCCCTGATTCACCTGGAACAGGTTTGGGCCGAAAACCATCTGACGATGGAAGGGTTGCTGATGCACGAGCAGGCCGATTCGCCAACCCACGAGACCCGGCCGCGAGTCGACGGGGATCGTGTTCGCGTCGAACGGGCGTTGCCGATCCGGTCACTGGAACTGGGCTTGATCGGCAAGGCTGACATTGTCGAATTCCATTACTCGAAGGTGTCAGGACGTTCGGTCGACTTATTGAAACCCAATCAGATCGTTCCGGTCGAGTACAAACGCGGAAAGCCCAAAGCGAATGATTGCGACCGCGTTCAACTGTGTGCTCAAGCGTTGTGCTTGGAAGAAATGTGCTCCTACGATGCGAAGCCGTTTTCCATTGAAGACGGTGCCTTGTTCTACGGCACCACGCGGCGACGAACCGATGTCGTCTTTGACGATGACCTTCGCCGACGCACGACACAAACCATTGATGCGCTGCGTACCATGATTCGGGAACGGGTCACACCGTCTGCCGCGCGAACCAAGGCGTGTGACAAATGTTCGCTGATTGATCTTTGTTTGCCCGATGCCACGGGCGGTGACCGCAGCGTGGCCCGATTCATGAACCGACAATTGGCCGCCCACCTTCAAGACGAGCCCGAGTTCGAATGA
- the cas2 gene encoding CRISPR-associated endonuclease Cas2 — protein MLVTYDVSTASAAGKRRLRVIAKICLDYGQRVQNSVFELDLDHAKWVECRARLMEAMEPDEDSLRFYRLGNQWRERVEHVGTKPSTDLSGGTLFA, from the coding sequence ATGTTGGTGACGTACGACGTCAGTACGGCGAGCGCGGCGGGAAAACGTCGTTTACGGGTGATCGCAAAAATCTGCTTGGACTATGGCCAGCGAGTTCAGAATAGCGTTTTCGAGTTGGATTTAGATCACGCGAAGTGGGTGGAGTGCCGTGCGCGGTTGATGGAAGCCATGGAGCCGGACGAGGACAGTCTTCGCTTTTACCGGCTCGGCAATCAATGGCGAGAACGGGTGGAGCACGTTGGCACAAAGCCCTCGACGGATCTCAGCGGCGGGACGCTATTTGCGTGA
- a CDS encoding SGNH/GDSL hydrolase family protein, translating into MRTFFVLLFCSIPFGVIDAQEKQTTPIGSLDPEMSDGKHAEDGLSWHDVTQWGVEGRILPDQERQRWFDRLPGSAEGNVTNAVWNLSRHSAGMMVRFKTDATSIDIDYKLLTKNLQMSHMPATGVSGVDLYARDDSGKWRWVQVTRPTSQEVKTKLVDGLAEGDREFAAYLPLFNGVESMSIGVPPDSKFEFLAPRTKPIVFYGTSITHGACASRPGMVHTAILGRRFDTPVVNLGFSGNGKMDAAVGEFLTQVDAAVFVIDCLPNMNASMVDTKCVPLVQQIREKKPDTPIILVEDRRNTNSWILPARDKHHTANHNALQTAYEKLKSESVNNLYYISGDALYGSDGEGSTDGSHASDLGFMRQADVFDPVLRQALGLVE; encoded by the coding sequence ATGAGAACGTTCTTCGTCTTGCTGTTTTGTTCGATCCCGTTCGGTGTGATCGATGCCCAGGAGAAACAAACAACGCCAATCGGGAGTCTCGATCCCGAGATGTCTGACGGGAAGCATGCGGAAGATGGCTTGTCTTGGCATGACGTTACCCAGTGGGGTGTGGAAGGTCGGATCTTGCCGGATCAAGAACGTCAGCGTTGGTTTGATCGGCTTCCAGGTTCCGCCGAAGGAAACGTGACCAACGCTGTCTGGAATCTCAGTCGTCACAGTGCAGGGATGATGGTGAGGTTCAAGACGGATGCCACGTCGATTGACATCGACTACAAGCTGCTGACTAAAAACCTACAGATGTCGCATATGCCTGCGACAGGCGTCAGTGGCGTGGATCTTTATGCGCGAGATGACAGCGGAAAGTGGCGATGGGTGCAAGTGACGCGACCGACGTCACAAGAAGTCAAAACGAAACTCGTTGATGGGCTTGCCGAAGGGGATCGCGAGTTCGCTGCGTATTTGCCACTGTTCAACGGCGTTGAATCAATGAGCATTGGAGTTCCGCCCGACAGCAAATTTGAATTCTTAGCTCCGCGAACCAAGCCTATCGTGTTTTACGGCACAAGCATTACGCACGGGGCGTGCGCCAGTCGCCCTGGCATGGTCCATACCGCCATCTTGGGCCGTCGGTTTGATACGCCGGTCGTCAACCTGGGGTTTTCTGGGAATGGGAAGATGGATGCAGCCGTCGGCGAATTTCTGACGCAGGTGGATGCCGCCGTTTTTGTGATCGATTGTTTGCCAAACATGAACGCAAGTATGGTCGATACAAAATGTGTTCCGTTGGTCCAACAGATTCGCGAAAAGAAACCTGACACACCCATCATCCTGGTGGAAGATCGCCGCAACACCAATAGCTGGATTCTGCCGGCTCGTGACAAACACCACACTGCGAATCACAACGCACTTCAAACGGCATACGAAAAGCTGAAGTCCGAATCAGTCAACAACTTGTACTACATCTCGGGCGATGCCTTGTACGGATCCGACGGTGAAGGTTCAACGGATGGTTCGCACGCCAGTGACTTGGGATTCATGCGTCAAGCGGATGTTTTTGATCCGGTGCTTCGCCAAGCGTTAGGGCTTGTGGAGTAA
- the cas1c gene encoding type I-C CRISPR-associated endonuclease Cas1c: protein MKRHLNTLFVTTEGSYLAKDGAAVQVRFEKKTLLRVPLHNLDGIVCFGRVGFSSQLAAACAESSVSISLMSPHGRFRAAVVGFSPGNVLLRRQQYRAADDPEATARIARNCISGKIANCRSVLLRAARDTKDQDRSSRLKLTAKHLAPILRRVAKADDADTVRGHEGEAASKYFESFGDLTTVEAFQMKGRSRRPPLDPINALLSFLYAMLAHDARSACEACGLDSAVGFLHRDRPGRPGCALDLMEEFRPVLADRLAFSLVNRKQVGSKGFEVTSSGAIRMDDKTRKTVLTAYQTRKQDTIEHPFLGEKTTMGLLVHLQARLLARHLRGDLDEYPAFIWK from the coding sequence ATGAAACGTCACCTCAACACTTTATTTGTGACCACCGAAGGCAGCTACCTGGCCAAAGACGGTGCGGCCGTTCAAGTGCGGTTCGAAAAGAAAACGCTGTTGCGTGTACCGCTGCATAACCTGGATGGCATCGTGTGTTTCGGACGGGTTGGATTCAGTTCCCAATTGGCAGCCGCTTGCGCTGAATCCAGCGTGTCAATTTCGTTGATGTCGCCCCACGGTCGATTTCGCGCCGCCGTGGTCGGATTCTCGCCGGGCAACGTGTTGCTTCGCCGCCAACAGTACCGTGCGGCAGACGATCCCGAGGCAACTGCTCGGATCGCTCGGAACTGCATTTCGGGTAAGATTGCCAATTGCCGCAGCGTGCTGTTGCGGGCCGCTCGAGACACGAAGGACCAGGATCGATCAAGCCGGCTGAAGCTCACCGCCAAACACTTGGCACCGATCTTGCGTCGGGTTGCCAAGGCCGATGACGCCGACACGGTGCGTGGTCATGAGGGCGAGGCAGCGTCGAAGTACTTCGAGTCGTTTGGCGATCTGACCACCGTGGAAGCGTTTCAAATGAAGGGCCGATCACGCCGACCGCCGCTGGATCCAATCAACGCGTTGCTGTCCTTCCTTTACGCGATGCTGGCTCATGACGCGCGCAGTGCTTGCGAGGCCTGCGGGCTCGACTCGGCGGTAGGATTCTTGCACCGAGACCGTCCCGGACGACCGGGCTGTGCATTGGATCTGATGGAAGAGTTCCGTCCGGTCTTGGCCGATCGCCTGGCTTTCTCGCTAGTCAATCGAAAACAGGTCGGCTCGAAGGGCTTTGAAGTGACTTCGTCCGGCGCGATACGAATGGATGACAAAACAAGAAAGACAGTGCTGACGGCGTATCAAACGCGAAAACAAGACACGATTGAACATCCCTTCTTAGGTGAGAAAACCACCATGGGATTGCTGGTGCACTTGCAGGCCCGGTTGCTTGCGCGGCATCTGCGGGGCGACCTGGATGAATACCCAGCTTTCATCTGGAAGTGA
- the cas7c gene encoding type I-C CRISPR-associated protein Cas7/Csd2, with protein sequence MNHRYDFVFLFDVTDGNPNGDPDAGNLPRVDPETGHGLVTDVCLKRKIRNFVATVKDETPPYEIYVKERAVLNIQHSRAYEALKLDATKAKRAEVDQCRDWMCQNFYDVRTFGAVMSTKVNCGQVRGPVQMAFSRSIDPIVSLEHSITRCAVATEKEAEKQDGDNRTMGRKFTVPYGMYRCHGFINPFFARQTGFGEDDLQLFWKSLQNMFELDRSASRGQMTPQALVVFQHDEALGNAPAHQLQKRVGVIRKDAATPARSSDDYEIQIDESDLPNGISIQRMF encoded by the coding sequence ATGAACCACCGTTACGATTTTGTTTTCTTGTTTGATGTCACCGACGGCAACCCCAACGGCGACCCGGACGCGGGTAACCTTCCGCGCGTCGATCCGGAGACTGGACACGGACTTGTCACCGATGTTTGTCTGAAGCGGAAGATTCGGAACTTCGTCGCTACCGTGAAAGACGAAACGCCACCCTATGAAATCTATGTCAAGGAACGTGCGGTGCTGAATATTCAGCACTCCCGAGCCTACGAAGCATTGAAGCTAGATGCGACCAAGGCAAAACGCGCCGAGGTTGATCAGTGCCGCGATTGGATGTGCCAAAATTTCTATGATGTTCGCACGTTCGGTGCGGTGATGAGCACCAAAGTCAATTGCGGCCAAGTGCGAGGTCCGGTTCAAATGGCATTCTCGCGTAGCATTGACCCAATCGTGTCGCTAGAACATTCGATCACTCGCTGCGCCGTAGCCACGGAAAAGGAGGCTGAAAAACAAGACGGAGACAATCGCACGATGGGCCGCAAGTTCACCGTCCCCTACGGCATGTATCGTTGTCACGGATTCATCAACCCATTTTTCGCACGTCAAACCGGATTTGGCGAGGACGATCTTCAACTGTTCTGGAAGTCGCTGCAAAACATGTTCGAACTAGATCGCTCGGCCAGCCGTGGGCAGATGACCCCGCAAGCATTAGTCGTGTTTCAACACGATGAAGCCTTGGGCAACGCTCCTGCTCATCAGCTTCAAAAACGCGTTGGCGTTATTCGTAAGGATGCTGCGACGCCAGCACGTTCGAGCGATGACTACGAGATTCAGATCGACGAATCAGATTTACCGAACGGCATCTCGATTCAACGGATGTTTTGA